The Bubalus bubalis isolate 160015118507 breed Murrah chromosome 16, NDDB_SH_1, whole genome shotgun sequence genome window below encodes:
- the EXPH5 gene encoding exophilin-5 isoform X3 codes for MREGSTVPPWDGSLLEDEFFQVLDDLDSKLAQEQSPSSVNTRAPLNIGSRTQFSRFYSSGSKYNNITGRHKNCYNETSNMSIYDVLRPGTPREGFKTFSPRTRTIYNMYRTREPRVLKEDYVQKNTFGSTSLCFDSRQRLASSATGYFKARSLCFPATTQNKTGFISPSHQQSPKRTPLSSIIWNRSDSSRDRQNQEEFLEAPSPMEIDPADQYMYPRCFQANRRYEFYHSQSVYQSFGLNAPVDNAMSPDPLENSENMPFYHEDNPFTRSFFSNTFGRSRGQRFEQNPFWGQQEEHSDFHQSRKPFTSSDRDFEMISTEVNSALAGHGHSVPSQHWGSFSSSYRTNISGNQQIPHPWQFDSQTSALESMEVSQGNGNQSTHFSPENVCSMTGASYHMKSGGLECSPMEVHVNKEPYSFGVAQTLASPFKSTFPHIPDDRGNPQSPNFWIPTVTLQKIKPASLPNRNYTEVTVTNNVSVDSPPLTESQANILVTEVNNEKDLKASVLEKDKKINKIDQTNMTGETPQLVSQTIISNPLPDVQNSLSQDSDKNNRFVFNASTTISSKRLPGVISRRDTSKIHKANELKKGKSYTGNRKLDSVTSLPFIQESRTTSLFLSPSQVCHQELTVSNEDSSSIIKKNHGSSEHTDNQYSQSPEKTAYLDTKGEQSITTCSTSCSKSDADHNLPRNSLDLSSGALPDSSPSNDSCLDAPVIPSTTVFWKCPSNKDPSLGEREDIDYKNQNSQFSLSHLENQKSNDNRTPVHNEEVNVVKCQSHPLFKGGKGKGKIRERISYIEKLSKTESRSVPTSDNSSLAEGTQSNSKSPELHTIYCTLPRKSAVFLIDNKEPESTITPSLFRNEPVALQIKNDVEDPVGKNKSKKFSPSSCESESECSKVVSDSVSVALEATEGMTNMTNVGSTSVRKGPLPALIKRAVSCPSEVLYASTGRDERDKCLVSNTDVSPITLRPWERLINPLGSDSSVCECSLSKKHHQEEYLQEYTEKNDKISASKTGVFSHPNEHPLPFSSDMSGQESGKTLHKFKTTSMFSVSGDEDNVKCLEVVSIYYTLPRKHSKKFCDLLQKYTQNIDSLTESIKVGTKTSPNALEKDQLNCPVQDQSGTPLSKDTSAQETSHPSHITENMTVLQLPSVESSESTLQEMASIEADVSLHKRESKTGEIFPYNLATTPPSNSQSRKKKEKKLQSETVFTSPMLQEKKVTREKSENCPQFIKSDDSGFSNLPAHSEENVENSHIIRSSGEHTGSDTAITTTRSLQKHIAGVVTEESSSGLQPREVRGEIRTDFPKNSEKPLSDSESQVFALTPALSKLQLDEETCSSEQDLDSSQSEPRELPERRQEVNMTESKAKDEMQKLAWNQCSLPEGSNKSKKGLADLEKGKNRSSVKHRLAAMSKASRKFPAKDLYSRRHVATIFPQSGNSSGFSSLSLGTPECNPPSLEPALKSTETTDESRLSNDGINVEKSKNPLQLTAVSNREASTLLSNQKSNNISQLHQNEFKNISESQPKCENSEDVTVAQILERESGALAQPTLISLREADVPDHQRRSKPPFQLEPVEKSTVCIPSTSCQQGQSSASSLECERQLHPYRSESLKSVNVHGDILRISHPPKVRERHFSESTSMDDVLSRLTLGNEFCNNSGYSRRFKSFSELPSCGENESWALNNSRTKMGPRSATSISRPIDYGIFGKEQQLAFLENVKRSLTQGRLWKPSFLKNPGFLKDDVINPANPTESSTSNSPSNQRPEDGLSLSAPLNIYEEDPVDSDCDTDTTTDDEYYLDENDKESEL; via the exons ATGAGGGAGGGAAGTACTGTCCCTCCGTGGGATGGTTCACTGCTAGAGGATGAGTTCTTCCAAG TTTTAGATGATTTGGATAGCAAACTGGCTCAGGAACAATCTCCAAGCTCAGTGAATACCAGAGCACCTCTCAACATTGGATCAAGAACACAGTTCAGTCGTTTTTACTCCAGTGGGAGCAAATACAATAATATCACAGGAAGGCATAAAAATTGCTATAATGAAACTTCTAATATGTCTATCTATGATGTCTTAAGACCAGGAACCCCTAGGGAAGGTTTTAAAACCTTTTCTCCTAGAACAAGGACAATCTACAATATGTATAGGACAAGGGAACCCAGAGTCTTAAAAGAAGATTATGTGCAAAAGAATACTTTTGGTAGTACTTCTCTGTGTTTTGACAGCAGGCAACGATTAGCCTCATCAGCTACAGGGTATTTCAAAGCAAGAAGCTTATGTTTTCCAGCCACAACTCAGAATAAGACTGGGTTTATATCACCAAGCCACCAACAGAGCCCAAAGAGAACTCCTTTATCATCTATCATATGGAATAGATCAGATTCTTCTAGAGATAGGCAGAACCAGGAAGAGTTCCTAGAGGCACCATCACCAATGGAAATTGACCCTGCTGACCAGTATATGTATCCCAGGTGCTTCCAGGCGAATAGGAGATATGAGTTTTACCATTCACAGAGTGTTTACCAAAGTTTTGGTTTAAATGCTCCTGTAGATAATGCAATGAGTCCTGACCCACTTGAGAACTCAGAAAATATGCCATTCTACCATGAAGATAACCCATTTACGAGGTCTTTCTTTAGCAATACCTTTGGACGGAGCAGGGGACAGAGATTTGAACAAAATCCTTTCTGGGGCCAACAGGAAGAACACTCTGACTTTCATCAAAGCAGGAAACCATTTACTTCTTCTGACAGAGACTTTGAAATGATCTCCACTGAAGTAAACAGTGCACTAGCTGGTCATGGCCATAGTGTTCCTTCTCAACACTGGGGGTCATTTTCCTCCAGTTATAGAACAAATATTTCCGGAAACCAACAGATACCACATCCCTGGCAGTTTGATTCTCAGACATCCGCACTGGAGAGCATGGAGGTGTCACAAGGTAATGGGAACCAGTCTACTCATTTCAGCCCAGAAAATGTTTGTTCCATGACTGGTGCAAGCTATCACATGAAATCTGGTGGGTTAGAATGTTCTCCCATGGAAGTACATGTAAACAAAGAACCTTACTCATTTGGAGTTGCTCAAACTCTAGCATCCCCATTCAAAAGTACCTTCCCGCACATTCCTGATGACAGAGGGAATCCTCAGAGTCCTAACTTTTGGATTCCCACAGTCACTTTGCAGAAAATTAAGCCGGCCTCTCTTCCAAACAGAAACTATACAGAAGTCACTGTGACCAACAATGTCTCAGTTGATTCTCCACCTCTGACTGAAAGCCAAGCCAATATCTTGGTCACAGAAGTAAATAATGAGAAAGACTTGAAGGCATCTGTtttggaaaaagacaaaaaaataaacaagatagaCCAGACAAACATGACAGGTGAAACACCTCAACTTGTTTCACAGACCATAATTTCTAACCCTTTACCTGATGTTCAAAATTCCCTTTCCCAGGACTCAGACAAGAACaacagatttgtttttaatgcatCTACCACAATAAGTTCAAAAAGGTTGCCTGGAGTCATTTCCAGGAGAGATACCTCCAAAATTCATAAAGCCAATGAACTAAAAAAAGGTAAGAGTTATACTGGGAACAGAAAACTTGACTCAGTAACTTCCCTTCCTTTCATTCAGGAAAGCAGAACAACATCACTTTTTCTCAGCCCAAGTCAAGTTTGTCACCAGGAATTAACAGTAAGTAATGAGGATAGTTCAAGCATTATTAAAAAGAACCACGGGAGTTCTGAACATACTGATAATCAATACTCACAGTCTCCAGAAAAGACTGCTTATTTAGATACCAAGGGAGAACAAAGTATCACGACTTGTTCTACCAGCTGTAGCAAGTCAGATGCTGATCACAACCTGCCTCGTAATTCTTTAGATCTGTCTTCAGGGGCACTACCAGATTCCTCACCATCAAATGATTCTTGCCTTGATGCTCCGGTAATTCCTTCTACCACAGTGTTCTGGAAATGTCCTTCAAACAAAGACCCATCTctgggagaaagagaagacatTGATTACAAGAACCAAAATAGTCAATTTTCCCTAAGCCACTTAGAAAACCAAAAGAGTAATGATAATCGCACACCGGTACATAATGAAGAGGTTAATGTTGTCAAATGCCAGTCACACCCTCTTTTCAAGGgtggaaagggaaaaggaaaaataagagaacGCATATCCTACATCGAAAAATTAAGcaaaacagaaagtagatcagtgcCTACAAGTGACAACAGTAGTCTCGCTGAGGGAACTCAAAGCAATTCCAAGTCTCCTGAGCTTCATACAATTTATTGTACTTTACCAAGAAAATCGGCCGTTTTTCTCATCGATAACAAGGAGCCTGAAAGTACGATAACGCCTTCTTTGTTCAGGAACGAGCCAGTTGCATTACAAATCAAAAATGATGTGGAAGATCCAGTAGGAAAgaacaaatcaaaaaaattcaGTCCCAGTTCTTGTGAATCAGAGAGCGAATGTTCCAAAGTAGTTTCAGACTCAGTCTCAGTAGCACTTGAAGCCACAGAAGGGATGACAAATATGACGAACGTTGGATCTACTTCTGTTAGAAAAGGGCCACTTCCAGCCCTCATCAAGAGGGCTGTGTCATGTCCTTCAGAAGTGCTTTATGCCTCAACTGGAAGAGATGAAAGAGATAAATGCTTGGTTTCCAATACAGATGTTTCTCCTATAACACTGAGGCCTTGGGAGAGACTCATTAACCCTCTGGGAAGTGACTCTTCTGTTTGTGAGTGTTCTTTAAGCAAGAAACACCACCAGGAGGAATACTTACAAGAATATActgaaaagaatgataaaatttCTGCCTCCAAGACAGGCGTATTTTCCCATCCAAATGAACACCCTTTACCTTTTTCTTCAGATATGTCAGGACAAGAAAGTGGGAAAACTTTACATAAATTTAAGACTACGagtatgttttctgtttctggtgATGAAGATAATGTGAAATGTCTTGAGGTGGTTTCAATATATTATACCCTACCAAGGAAGCACAGCAAAAAATTCTGTGACCTTCTTCAAAAGTATACGCAAAACATCGATTCACTTACAGAATCAATTAAAGTGGGGACTAAAACATCTCCTAATGCTTTAGAAAAAGACCAACTAAATTGTCCTGTGCAAGACCAGTCAGGAACACCTTTGTCTAAAGATACCTCTGCTCAGGAGACCAGCCATCCTTCTCACATCACTGAAAATATGACTGTTTTACAATTACCAAGTGTTGAGTCCTCAGAATCTACATTACAGGAAATGGCTTCTATTGAAGCAGATGTTTCTCTTCATAAACGAGAATCTAAAACTGGAGAAATTTTCCCATACAACTTAGCTACAACACCTCCATCTAATTCacaaagcaggaaaaagaaagagaaaaaattgcaAAGTGAAACTGTGTTTACTTCACCaatgcttcaggaaaaaaaagttacaagaGAGAAATCTGAAAATTGTCCGCAATTCATTAAATCAGATGACAGTGGTTTTTCTAACCTCCCAGCCCATTCAGAAGAGAATGTTGAAAACTCCCACATCATAAGAAGTTCTGGGGAGCATACAGGTAGTGATACAGCCATTACAACTACTCGAAGTCTTCAAAAACATATCGCAGGCGTAGTTACAGAGGAGAGCTCCAGTGGATTGCAGCCTAGGGAAGTCAGAGGGGAAATTAGAACAGATTTCCCAAAAAACTCTGAGAAACCACTCTCTGACTCAGAAAGCCAAGTCTTTGCTCTTACTCCAGCCTTGAGTAAACTACAGCTTGATGAGGAGACTTGTTCAAGTGAACAAGATTTAGACAGTTCACAGTCTGAACCCAGGGAACTACCTGAAAGAAGACAGGAGGTAAATATGACAGAGAGCAAGGCTAAAGATGAAATGCAGAAGTTGGCATGGAATCAATGTTCACTTCCTGAAGGaagtaataaaagtaaaaaaggcTTGGCTGACttagaaaaagggaaaaacagatcTTCAGTTAAACACAGATTGGCAGCTATGTCCAAAGCCAGCAGAAAATTTCCAGCTAAAGATTTATACTCTAGAAGACATGTAGCTACTATCTTTCCCCAAAGTGGGAACAGTTCTGGCTTTAGCAGTTTGTCGCTTGGCACACCAGAGTGCAACCCACCGTCCCTTGAGCCTGCTTTAAAGTCCACAGAAACCACAGATGAAAGCAGGTTAAGTAATGATGGAATAAATGTGGAGAAATCCAAGAACCCTCTCCAGCTTACTGCAGTATCCAATAGAGAAGCTTCTACACTCTTAAGTAATCAGAAGTCCAACAACATTTCACAACTGCATCAAAACGAGtttaaaaatatctcagaatCACAACCAAAGTGTGAGAATTCTGAGGATGTAACAGTAGCTCAGATTTTGGAAAGAGAATCAGGAGCCCTGGCCCAACCCACATTGATCAGCCTCAGGGAAGCAGACGTCCCTGACCATCAGAGGAGGTCGAAACCCCCTTTTCAATTGGAGCCTGTAGAGAAATCTACGGTTTGCATCCCATCGACCAGTTGTCAGCAAGGACAAAGCAGTGCTTCATCTCTGGAGTGTGAACGTCAGCTACACCCCTATCGTTCAGAGAGCTTAAAAAGTGTTAATGTACATGGTGATATACTACGAATAAGTCATCCTCCAAAAGTCAGAGAGCGCCATTTCTCTGAAAGCACTTCTATGGATGATGTCCTGAGTCGACTGACCCTTGGGAATGAATTCTGTAACAACAGTGGGTACAGTCGAAGATTTAAATCTTTTTCTGAACTTCCCTCCtgtggtgaaaatgaaagttgggCTTTGAACAACAGCAGGACAAAAATGGGTCCTAGGTCTGCAACATCTATATCCAGGCCTATTGACTATGGGATTTTTGGGAAAGAACAACAGCTGGCTTTCTTGGAGAATGTAAAGAGGTCACTTACACAAGGGAGATTATGGAAACCAAGTTTTCTTAAGAACCCTGgcttcctgaaagatgatgtaaTTAACCCTGCTAACCCGACAGAGTCATCGACTTCGAATTCTCCTAGTAACCAGAGGCCCGAGGATGGCTTATCTCTAAGTGCACCACTTAATATCTATGAAGAGGATCCAGTAGACTCAGACTGTGACACAGACACGACCACGGATGACGAATACTACTTGGATGAAAATGACAAAGAATCAGAACTGTGA